The following proteins are co-located in the Anser cygnoides isolate HZ-2024a breed goose chromosome 2, Taihu_goose_T2T_genome, whole genome shotgun sequence genome:
- the RP9 gene encoding retinitis pigmentosa 9 protein isoform X4, which produces MSRRARRGREEGEEEEEARGSQARRRSPQEPAASGGRSQGRHERKRKKQEAQQLQKLQHLESFYEKPPPGLIKENETKPEDCIPDVPGNESAREFLAHAPTKGLWMPLGKEVKVMQCWRCKRYGHRTGDKECPFFIKGNQKLEQFRVAHEDPMYDIIRETKRHEKEMRIQQLKQLLEDSTSDDNDSSDDSDEDDEDSNSSASSECRDKHKKKKRKKEKKKKEKKKKKKRKHKSSKCNEKLEAD; this is translated from the exons ATGTCCCGCAGGGCGAGAAGGGGccgggaggagggggaggaggaagaggaggcgaGGGGTAGCCAGGCGCGGCGCAGGAGCCCGCAGGAGCCCGCGGCGAGCGGCGGCAGGAGCCAGGGCCGGCatgagaggaaaaggaagaagcaggaggcgcagcagctccagaagctccagcacctggagtcCTT CTACGAGAAACCTCCCCCAGGACTAATTAAG gaaaatgaaacaaaaccagaagactGCATCCCTGATGTACCAGGCAATGAAAGCGCACGAGAATTCCTGGCCCATGCCCCAACAAAAGGGCTTTGGATGCCTTTGGGAAAAGAAGTCAAAGTTATGCAGT gttggAGGTGTAAGCGTTATGGACACAGAACAGGAGATAAAGAATGCCCATTCTTTATTAAAGGCAATCAGAAATTGGAACAATTTAGAGTA gcACATGAAGATCCCATGTATGATATAATAAGGGAAACTAAACgtcatgaaaaagaaatgag GATACAGCAACTGAAACAGCTCTTGGAAGACTCCACCTCAGATGATAATGATAGCAGTGACGACAGTGATGAGGATGATGAAGATAGCAACAGCTCCGCTTCCTCAGAATGTAGAgataaacacaagaaaaaaaagagaaagaaggaaaagaaaaaaaaagaaaagaagaagaagaaaaagagaaagcataaGTCATCTAAATGTAATGAGAAGTTAGAAGCTGACTGA
- the RP9 gene encoding retinitis pigmentosa 9 protein isoform X3, producing the protein MSRRARRGREEGEEEEEARGSQARRRSPQEPAASGGRSQGRHERKRKKQEAQQLQKLQHLESLQTWVWKHFVSLLASSYEKPPPGLIKENETKPEDCIPDVPGNESAREFLAHAPTKGLWMPLGKEVKVMQCWRCKRYGHRTGDKECPFFIKGNQKLEQFRVAHEDPMYDIIRETKRHEKEMRIQQLKQLLEDSTSDDNDSSDDSDEDDEDSNSSASSECRDKHKKKKRKKEKKKKEKKKKKKRKHKSSKCNEKLEAD; encoded by the exons ATGTCCCGCAGGGCGAGAAGGGGccgggaggagggggaggaggaagaggaggcgaGGGGTAGCCAGGCGCGGCGCAGGAGCCCGCAGGAGCCCGCGGCGAGCGGCGGCAGGAGCCAGGGCCGGCatgagaggaaaaggaagaagcaggaggcgcagcagctccagaagctccagcacctggagtcCTT GCAAACGTGGGTTTGGAAGCACTTTGTCAGCCTGCTTGCATCCAG CTACGAGAAACCTCCCCCAGGACTAATTAAG gaaaatgaaacaaaaccagaagactGCATCCCTGATGTACCAGGCAATGAAAGCGCACGAGAATTCCTGGCCCATGCCCCAACAAAAGGGCTTTGGATGCCTTTGGGAAAAGAAGTCAAAGTTATGCAGT gttggAGGTGTAAGCGTTATGGACACAGAACAGGAGATAAAGAATGCCCATTCTTTATTAAAGGCAATCAGAAATTGGAACAATTTAGAGTA gcACATGAAGATCCCATGTATGATATAATAAGGGAAACTAAACgtcatgaaaaagaaatgag GATACAGCAACTGAAACAGCTCTTGGAAGACTCCACCTCAGATGATAATGATAGCAGTGACGACAGTGATGAGGATGATGAAGATAGCAACAGCTCCGCTTCCTCAGAATGTAGAgataaacacaagaaaaaaaagagaaagaaggaaaagaaaaaaaaagaaaagaagaagaagaaaaagagaaagcataaGTCATCTAAATGTAATGAGAAGTTAGAAGCTGACTGA
- the RP9 gene encoding retinitis pigmentosa 9 protein isoform X1: MSRRARRGREEGEEEEEARGSQARRRSPQEPAASGGRSQGRHERKRKKQEAQQLQKLQHLESLQTWVWKHFVSLLASSYEKPPPGLIKENETKPEDCIPDVPGNESAREFLAHAPTKGLWMPLGKEVKVMQCKAENIPDVIGPSYSHLFTLWGRAGCLVDSLRDPGWRCKRYGHRTGDKECPFFIKGNQKLEQFRVAHEDPMYDIIRETKRHEKEMRIQQLKQLLEDSTSDDNDSSDDSDEDDEDSNSSASSECRDKHKKKKRKKEKKKKEKKKKKKRKHKSSKCNEKLEAD, encoded by the exons ATGTCCCGCAGGGCGAGAAGGGGccgggaggagggggaggaggaagaggaggcgaGGGGTAGCCAGGCGCGGCGCAGGAGCCCGCAGGAGCCCGCGGCGAGCGGCGGCAGGAGCCAGGGCCGGCatgagaggaaaaggaagaagcaggaggcgcagcagctccagaagctccagcacctggagtcCTT GCAAACGTGGGTTTGGAAGCACTTTGTCAGCCTGCTTGCATCCAG CTACGAGAAACCTCCCCCAGGACTAATTAAG gaaaatgaaacaaaaccagaagactGCATCCCTGATGTACCAGGCAATGAAAGCGCACGAGAATTCCTGGCCCATGCCCCAACAAAAGGGCTTTGGATGCCTTTGGGAAAAGAAGTCAAAGTTATGCAGTGTAAGGCTGAAAATATTCCAGATGTCATTGGACCATCATATAGCCATCTTTTTACTCTCTGGGGGAGGGCAGGATGTCTGGTGGACAGTTTACGAGATCCAG gttggAGGTGTAAGCGTTATGGACACAGAACAGGAGATAAAGAATGCCCATTCTTTATTAAAGGCAATCAGAAATTGGAACAATTTAGAGTA gcACATGAAGATCCCATGTATGATATAATAAGGGAAACTAAACgtcatgaaaaagaaatgag GATACAGCAACTGAAACAGCTCTTGGAAGACTCCACCTCAGATGATAATGATAGCAGTGACGACAGTGATGAGGATGATGAAGATAGCAACAGCTCCGCTTCCTCAGAATGTAGAgataaacacaagaaaaaaaagagaaagaaggaaaagaaaaaaaaagaaaagaagaagaagaaaaagagaaagcataaGTCATCTAAATGTAATGAGAAGTTAGAAGCTGACTGA
- the RP9 gene encoding retinitis pigmentosa 9 protein isoform X2, whose product MSRRARRGREEGEEEEEARGSQARRRSPQEPAASGGRSQGRHERKRKKQEAQQLQKLQHLESFYEKPPPGLIKENETKPEDCIPDVPGNESAREFLAHAPTKGLWMPLGKEVKVMQCKAENIPDVIGPSYSHLFTLWGRAGCLVDSLRDPGWRCKRYGHRTGDKECPFFIKGNQKLEQFRVAHEDPMYDIIRETKRHEKEMRIQQLKQLLEDSTSDDNDSSDDSDEDDEDSNSSASSECRDKHKKKKRKKEKKKKEKKKKKKRKHKSSKCNEKLEAD is encoded by the exons ATGTCCCGCAGGGCGAGAAGGGGccgggaggagggggaggaggaagaggaggcgaGGGGTAGCCAGGCGCGGCGCAGGAGCCCGCAGGAGCCCGCGGCGAGCGGCGGCAGGAGCCAGGGCCGGCatgagaggaaaaggaagaagcaggaggcgcagcagctccagaagctccagcacctggagtcCTT CTACGAGAAACCTCCCCCAGGACTAATTAAG gaaaatgaaacaaaaccagaagactGCATCCCTGATGTACCAGGCAATGAAAGCGCACGAGAATTCCTGGCCCATGCCCCAACAAAAGGGCTTTGGATGCCTTTGGGAAAAGAAGTCAAAGTTATGCAGTGTAAGGCTGAAAATATTCCAGATGTCATTGGACCATCATATAGCCATCTTTTTACTCTCTGGGGGAGGGCAGGATGTCTGGTGGACAGTTTACGAGATCCAG gttggAGGTGTAAGCGTTATGGACACAGAACAGGAGATAAAGAATGCCCATTCTTTATTAAAGGCAATCAGAAATTGGAACAATTTAGAGTA gcACATGAAGATCCCATGTATGATATAATAAGGGAAACTAAACgtcatgaaaaagaaatgag GATACAGCAACTGAAACAGCTCTTGGAAGACTCCACCTCAGATGATAATGATAGCAGTGACGACAGTGATGAGGATGATGAAGATAGCAACAGCTCCGCTTCCTCAGAATGTAGAgataaacacaagaaaaaaaagagaaagaaggaaaagaaaaaaaaagaaaagaagaagaagaaaaagagaaagcataaGTCATCTAAATGTAATGAGAAGTTAGAAGCTGACTGA